The following are from one region of the Bradyrhizobium sediminis genome:
- a CDS encoding cation:proton antiporter, which produces MHELIRDITLCILFAWGLGLLAHFFRQPLILAYLIAGFFIGPFGMGWVKSQESITVISELGLIFMLFMIGLEIDLKKIVRAGRVILFAAGGQLVGGCVLGIAFFMGIGLAMGGGGFDALYLTIACALSSTVIIVKVLYEKRELDTLPGRITLGVLVLQDIFAILFLAVQPSLANLQVSVILLSVGRVGVLVATALVLSRYVLPRLFHQIARRPELILLGALAWCFLIGEIAEQLHLSREMGSLVAGVSLSTFPYALDVTAKVTTLRDFFITLFFVALGMTIPIPNMSVIGLALVIAAFTVVSRVVTTFAPLYLMKQGLRASLLPALNLAQISEFSLVVIQTGVAAGHIQTQTASAASFAFVVLAVLSTFVIMRSDQITRFAIGPLKRIGLRDLDHGHAHDAGHDDGGHGEARRIVILGFFRAASALLSEIGRQNESLLDQISVVDFNPNVFRTLADRGLHVIYGDISNVDTLVHAGVGKAELIILSVPDSLLKGANNEKLVRHVRALNPTAKIVATADLLSDVGDLYAAGADYVTVTRITDAHELYAVIEAADAGLLEDKRAEIDAQLAERKEVLP; this is translated from the coding sequence ATGCATGAGCTTATTCGCGATATCACCTTATGCATCCTGTTCGCCTGGGGGCTCGGGCTTCTCGCCCATTTCTTCCGCCAGCCGCTGATCCTCGCCTACCTTATCGCCGGCTTCTTCATTGGTCCATTCGGGATGGGCTGGGTCAAGTCGCAGGAATCGATCACCGTCATCTCCGAACTCGGCCTGATTTTCATGCTGTTCATGATCGGGCTGGAAATCGACCTCAAGAAGATCGTGCGCGCCGGCCGGGTGATCCTGTTCGCCGCCGGCGGGCAGCTGGTCGGCGGCTGCGTGCTCGGCATCGCCTTCTTCATGGGCATTGGGCTCGCGATGGGCGGCGGCGGTTTCGATGCGCTGTATCTTACCATCGCCTGCGCGCTTTCCTCCACCGTCATCATCGTCAAGGTGCTGTACGAAAAGCGCGAGCTCGACACGCTGCCCGGACGCATCACGCTCGGCGTGCTGGTGCTGCAGGACATCTTCGCCATCCTGTTCCTGGCGGTGCAGCCGAGCCTCGCCAATCTCCAGGTCAGCGTGATCCTGCTGTCGGTCGGCCGGGTCGGCGTGCTGGTGGCGACCGCGCTGGTGCTGAGCCGCTACGTCCTGCCGCGGCTGTTCCACCAGATCGCGCGCCGCCCCGAACTGATCCTGCTCGGCGCGCTGGCATGGTGCTTCCTGATCGGCGAGATCGCCGAGCAACTGCATTTGTCGCGCGAAATGGGATCGCTGGTGGCGGGCGTCTCGCTCTCGACCTTTCCCTATGCGCTCGACGTCACCGCCAAGGTCACGACCTTGCGCGATTTCTTCATCACGCTGTTCTTCGTCGCATTGGGCATGACGATCCCGATTCCGAACATGTCGGTGATCGGGCTGGCGCTGGTGATCGCGGCCTTCACGGTGGTGAGCCGCGTGGTGACGACGTTCGCGCCGCTCTATCTGATGAAGCAGGGCCTGCGCGCCAGCCTGCTGCCGGCGCTCAATTTGGCGCAGATCAGCGAATTCTCGTTGGTGGTGATCCAGACCGGCGTTGCCGCCGGGCACATCCAGACCCAGACCGCGAGCGCGGCCTCTTTCGCCTTCGTGGTGCTGGCGGTGCTCTCCACCTTCGTGATCATGCGCAGCGACCAGATCACGCGGTTTGCGATCGGCCCCTTGAAGCGGATCGGCCTGCGCGATCTCGACCACGGCCATGCGCACGACGCCGGCCACGACGACGGCGGCCACGGCGAGGCGCGGCGGATCGTGATCCTCGGCTTTTTTCGTGCCGCCAGCGCGCTTTTGAGCGAGATCGGACGCCAGAACGAATCCCTGCTCGATCAGATCAGCGTGGTCGACTTCAATCCGAATGTGTTCCGCACCCTGGCGGATCGCGGCCTGCACGTGATCTACGGCGATATCAGCAACGTCGATACCCTGGTGCATGCCGGCGTCGGCAAGGCGGAACTCATCATCCTGAGCGTGCCCGACTCGCTCCTGAAGGGCGCCAACAACGAAAAGCTGGTCCGGCACGTGCGTGCGCTCAACCCGACCGCCAAGATCGTCGCCACCGCCGATCTGTTGTCCGACGTCGGGGATCTCTACGCCGCCGGCGCGGACTATGTGACCGTCACCCGGATTACCGATGCCCACGAACTCTACGCGGTGATCGAGGCCGCCGACGCCGGCCTCCTGGAAGACAAGCGCGCCGAGATCGATGCGCAGCTCGCCGAACGCAAGGAAGTGCTGCCGTAA
- a CDS encoding helix-turn-helix domain-containing protein → MANSEPQIRAKAPSGFAAQAAAPGEAFGRSESEFLVQLGERVRDTRMLRGMSRRELARRSGISERYIAQIEVGKGNVSIMLLLRIAQAFRSGQ, encoded by the coding sequence GTGGCAAACAGCGAACCCCAGATTCGGGCGAAAGCGCCCTCCGGCTTTGCCGCGCAGGCGGCAGCGCCCGGCGAAGCATTCGGGCGTTCGGAAAGCGAATTTCTCGTCCAGCTCGGCGAACGCGTGCGCGACACGCGCATGCTCCGAGGGATGTCGCGCCGGGAACTCGCCCGCAGGTCCGGCATTTCCGAGCGGTATATTGCCCAGATCGAGGTCGGCAAGGGCAACGTGTCGATCATGCTGCTGCTCCGGATCGCGCAAGCGTTCCGCAGCGGCCAATAG
- a CDS encoding acyl-CoA dehydrogenase, whose product MSVRPQAKDKPASVEFQWDDPFMLDEQLTEDERMIRDTARAYAQDKLLPRITKAYLEEKTDREIFNEMGELGLIGITLPEEYGCANASYVAYGLVAREIERVDSGYRSMNSVQSSLVMHPIYAYGDENQRKKYLPKLATGEWVGCFGLTEPDAGSDPGGMKTRAEKTSDGYRLTGSKMWISNAPIADVFVVWAKSTAHDNQIRGFILEKGMKGLSAPKIGGKLSLRASITGEIVMEGVEVPESALLPNVSGLKGPFGCLNRARYGISWGVMGAAEDCMARARQYTLDRKQFNRPLAATQLVQKKLADMQTEIALGLQGSLRVGRLMDEGKMAPEMISIVKRNNCGKALDIARMSRDMHGGNGIQIEYHVMRHTANLETVNTYEGTHDVHALILGRAITGIQAFS is encoded by the coding sequence ATGAGCGTGCGCCCCCAGGCCAAGGACAAGCCGGCTTCGGTCGAATTCCAGTGGGACGATCCGTTCATGCTCGACGAGCAGCTCACCGAAGACGAGCGCATGATCCGCGACACCGCGCGCGCCTATGCGCAGGACAAGCTCTTGCCGCGCATCACCAAGGCCTATCTCGAAGAGAAGACCGACCGCGAGATTTTCAACGAGATGGGTGAGCTCGGCCTGATCGGTATCACGCTGCCGGAGGAATATGGCTGCGCCAACGCGAGCTACGTGGCCTATGGCCTGGTGGCGCGCGAGATCGAACGCGTCGATTCCGGCTATCGCTCGATGAACTCCGTGCAGTCGTCGCTGGTGATGCACCCGATCTACGCCTATGGCGACGAGAACCAGCGCAAGAAGTACCTGCCCAAGCTCGCCACCGGCGAATGGGTCGGCTGCTTCGGCCTGACCGAGCCGGATGCCGGCTCCGATCCCGGCGGCATGAAGACCCGCGCCGAGAAGACCTCGGACGGCTACCGGCTGACCGGTTCCAAGATGTGGATTTCCAACGCGCCGATCGCCGACGTGTTCGTGGTGTGGGCCAAGTCGACCGCCCACGACAACCAGATCCGCGGCTTCATTCTCGAGAAGGGCATGAAGGGCCTGTCGGCGCCGAAGATCGGCGGCAAGCTCTCGCTTCGCGCCTCCATCACCGGCGAGATCGTGATGGAAGGCGTCGAGGTGCCGGAGAGCGCGCTGTTGCCCAATGTATCGGGCCTGAAGGGGCCGTTCGGCTGCCTCAACCGCGCCCGCTACGGCATTTCCTGGGGCGTGATGGGGGCTGCGGAAGACTGCATGGCGCGCGCGCGGCAATACACGCTCGACCGCAAGCAGTTCAACCGGCCCTTGGCGGCGACGCAACTGGTGCAGAAGAAGCTCGCGGACATGCAGACCGAGATCGCGCTCGGCCTGCAGGGCAGCCTGCGGGTCGGCCGGCTGATGGACGAAGGCAAGATGGCGCCGGAGATGATCTCGATCGTCAAGCGCAACAATTGCGGCAAGGCGCTCGACATCGCCAGGATGTCCCGCGACATGCACGGCGGCAACGGGATCCAGATCGAATATCACGTGATGCGCCACACCGCGAACCTGGAAACCGTCAACACCTATGAAGGCACCCACGATGTCCACGCCCTGATCCTGGGCCGCGCGATCACGGGCATTCAGGCGTTTTCGTAG
- the hpaD gene encoding 3,4-dihydroxyphenylacetate 2,3-dioxygenase: MGQLVLAAKVSHVPSLMLSEAEGSPLKSARAGAVRALRELGRRAKDRRVSTFVVFDTHWLSNFGYHINANPHHQGSFTSHEAPQMIQDLRYDLPGDTALAEAIAKEAGEAGLNVIAHKVASLGLEYGTIVPMHYMNPDGWAKVVSVASPLFTSLEESRLLGEATRRAIERSGERVAVLASGSLSHRLWPNKQLGPEAWTSVASEFNRQVDLRVLELWQQRRYREFIDMLPDYAVKCNGEGGMADTIMLFAALGWDGFHGAAEQLCDYFPSSGSGQVNVEFHVDG, translated from the coding sequence ATGGGACAGCTCGTTCTTGCCGCCAAGGTCAGCCACGTCCCGTCGCTGATGCTATCCGAGGCCGAGGGTAGTCCGCTCAAGTCGGCGCGGGCGGGCGCGGTGCGGGCGCTGCGCGAACTCGGCCGCCGCGCCAAGGACCGCCGCGTCTCGACCTTCGTGGTGTTCGATACGCACTGGCTGTCGAATTTCGGCTACCACATCAATGCCAATCCGCACCATCAGGGGTCGTTCACCAGCCACGAAGCCCCGCAGATGATCCAGGATTTGCGCTACGACCTGCCGGGAGATACCGCGCTCGCCGAGGCGATCGCGAAAGAGGCCGGCGAGGCCGGCCTCAATGTCATCGCCCACAAGGTCGCAAGCCTCGGGCTCGAATACGGCACCATCGTGCCGATGCACTACATGAACCCCGACGGCTGGGCCAAGGTGGTCTCGGTCGCCTCGCCGCTGTTCACCTCGCTGGAGGAGAGCCGCCTTCTTGGTGAGGCGACGCGGCGCGCGATCGAACGGTCAGGCGAACGGGTGGCGGTTCTCGCCAGCGGATCGCTGTCGCACCGGCTCTGGCCCAACAAGCAGCTCGGGCCGGAGGCGTGGACGTCGGTGGCGAGCGAATTCAACCGTCAGGTCGATCTGCGCGTGCTCGAGCTGTGGCAGCAGCGCCGCTATCGCGAGTTCATCGACATGCTCCCGGACTACGCCGTCAAGTGCAACGGCGAGGGCGGCATGGCCGATACTATCATGCTGTTTGCAGCACTCGGCTGGGACGGTTTTCACGGCGCCGCCGAGCAGCTCTGCGACTACTTTCCGTCCAGCGGCAGCGGTCAGGTCAACGTCGAGTTTCACGTCGACGGATGA
- a CDS encoding aldo/keto reductase, with protein sequence MEPLQTQGISLPRLGLGTFRLQGDACRAAVESALGLGYRHIDTAEMYGNEEAIGAAIAASGVARGDLHVTTKVWHENLAPDAIRRAFDASLNELGLDRVDLYLVHWPSRNMNLPAIFETLMKLKEEGRTRAIGVANFNLALLKTVVEEIGAPIACNQVEYHVMLDQTPLRRYLGARSIPLVAYCPLAQGRVASDETLMAIGRKHGASAAQVALKWLLDQDGVAAIPKASRSESQKANLEALHVGLDDEDIKAIAALPKDKRCVNPAFAPVWD encoded by the coding sequence ATGGAACCTCTGCAAACCCAGGGCATCAGCCTGCCGCGGCTCGGGCTCGGCACCTTTCGCCTGCAGGGCGATGCCTGCCGGGCGGCGGTGGAAAGCGCGCTCGGTCTCGGCTACCGGCATATCGACACCGCGGAGATGTACGGCAACGAGGAAGCGATCGGCGCGGCGATTGCCGCTTCCGGCGTCGCGCGCGGGGATCTGCACGTCACCACCAAGGTTTGGCACGAGAACCTGGCGCCGGACGCGATCCGCCGGGCGTTCGACGCCAGCCTGAACGAGCTCGGGCTCGATCGCGTCGATCTCTATCTGGTGCATTGGCCGTCGAGAAACATGAACCTGCCGGCGATCTTCGAAACGCTGATGAAGCTGAAGGAAGAGGGCCGCACCCGCGCCATCGGGGTCGCCAATTTCAACCTCGCGCTGTTGAAGACCGTGGTCGAGGAGATCGGGGCGCCGATCGCCTGCAACCAGGTCGAATATCATGTCATGCTGGATCAGACGCCGCTGCGCCGATATCTCGGCGCGAGGTCGATCCCGCTGGTGGCCTATTGCCCGCTGGCGCAAGGGCGCGTGGCGTCTGACGAGACGCTGATGGCGATCGGCCGCAAGCACGGCGCCAGCGCGGCGCAGGTGGCGCTGAAATGGCTGCTCGACCAGGACGGCGTGGCCGCGATCCCGAAAGCGTCGCGCAGCGAGAGTCAGAAGGCCAATCTCGAGGCGCTGCATGTCGGGCTCGATGACGAGGACATCAAGGCGATCGCGGCGTTGCCGAAGGACAAACGCTGCGTCAATCCCGCCTTCGCGCCGGTGTGGGATTAG
- a CDS encoding aminotransferase-like domain-containing protein, protein MTAAQFDFAPLLPAGLPAPAARWTGLAKYSFVGGNNDPDQVPVEGLIGAVNAVLRREGQTLATYGLASGPQGYRPLREFLTKKLKRDAGIDCTADDILIVSGSLQALDLVNATLLARGDTVIIEQDTYQGAINRLTRLGVNIVGIPLDDQGMRMDALEKALADLKSKGITPKYIYTIPTVQNPTATIMPESRRAELLKLSQQYGVPVFEDDCYADLVWDGKRPPALYAMSKTGGVIHIGSFSKSIAPALRVGFIVAPWAILSRMLALKTDAGSGALEQMVLAEYCTPHFAAHVPKLARGLRAKLDTLMEALNEQFGTAAEFEDPKGGIFLWVKLPDNVDTLKLYQAALAAGVAINPGPEWSTDKAYAGSRLRLCFASPSHEQIREGVAVLAEVCRKEFGVPARIANVEKQVRA, encoded by the coding sequence ATGACCGCAGCGCAATTCGACTTCGCACCATTGCTTCCGGCGGGATTGCCGGCGCCGGCCGCGAGGTGGACCGGACTGGCGAAATACAGTTTCGTCGGCGGCAACAACGATCCCGACCAGGTTCCGGTCGAAGGCCTGATCGGCGCCGTCAACGCGGTGCTCAGGCGCGAGGGCCAAACGCTTGCCACCTACGGGCTGGCCAGCGGCCCGCAGGGCTACCGGCCGCTGCGCGAATTCCTCACCAAAAAACTCAAGCGCGACGCCGGCATCGACTGCACCGCCGACGACATCCTGATCGTCTCCGGCTCGCTGCAGGCGCTCGATCTCGTCAACGCCACGCTGCTGGCGCGCGGCGATACCGTCATCATCGAGCAGGACACCTATCAAGGGGCGATCAACCGGCTGACCCGGCTCGGCGTCAACATCGTCGGCATTCCGCTCGACGATCAGGGAATGCGGATGGACGCGCTGGAGAAGGCGCTGGCCGACCTCAAGAGCAAAGGCATCACGCCGAAATACATCTACACCATCCCCACCGTGCAGAACCCGACCGCCACCATCATGCCGGAATCGCGCCGCGCCGAACTTCTCAAACTGTCGCAGCAATATGGCGTGCCGGTTTTCGAGGACGATTGCTACGCCGACCTGGTCTGGGACGGCAAGCGCCCGCCCGCGCTCTACGCCATGAGCAAGACCGGCGGCGTGATTCACATCGGCTCGTTCTCGAAATCGATTGCGCCGGCGCTGCGGGTCGGCTTCATCGTTGCGCCCTGGGCGATCCTGTCGCGGATGCTGGCGCTGAAGACCGACGCCGGTTCCGGCGCGCTCGAGCAGATGGTGCTGGCGGAATATTGCACGCCACATTTCGCCGCGCATGTGCCGAAGCTGGCGCGCGGCCTGCGCGCCAAGCTCGACACGCTGATGGAGGCGCTCAACGAGCAGTTCGGCACCGCGGCTGAATTCGAAGACCCCAAGGGCGGCATCTTCCTGTGGGTGAAACTGCCCGACAACGTCGATACGCTGAAGCTGTACCAGGCCGCACTTGCCGCCGGCGTCGCCATCAATCCCGGGCCGGAATGGTCGACCGACAAGGCCTATGCCGGCAGCCGGTTGCGGCTGTGCTTCGCCAGTCCCTCGCACGAGCAGATCCGCGAGGGCGTAGCGGTGCTGGCCGAAGTCTGCCGCAAGGAATTCGGCGTCCCGGCGCGAATTGCCAATGTGGAGAAGCAGGTTCGCGCCTGA
- a CDS encoding PAS domain-containing protein translates to MLESTEFGAEESPLEARRRRNGDANGIRQQFQPEFEASSHPYMLLDPAPGLLIVDINDAYAQATFTRREDVVGRSLFEIFPDNPDDALADGVSNLYTSLRTVVKTGQAHAMAIQRYDIRDPDGEFVERYWQPVNSPIHDRDGILIFLLHHVEDVTADVLSPAGRAQPDPDHPST, encoded by the coding sequence ATGCTGGAATCGACGGAGTTCGGCGCAGAGGAATCGCCGCTCGAAGCGCGCCGGCGGCGGAACGGCGACGCAAATGGAATCAGACAGCAGTTTCAACCCGAATTTGAAGCGTCGTCGCATCCCTACATGCTGCTCGATCCGGCGCCCGGCCTGCTGATCGTCGACATCAACGACGCCTATGCCCAGGCCACTTTCACCAGACGCGAGGACGTGGTCGGCCGCTCGCTGTTCGAGATCTTTCCGGACAACCCCGACGACGCGCTCGCCGACGGCGTCAGCAATCTCTACACCTCGCTGCGGACGGTGGTGAAGACCGGCCAGGCACACGCCATGGCGATCCAGCGCTACGATATCCGCGATCCCGACGGTGAATTCGTCGAGCGTTACTGGCAACCGGTCAATTCGCCGATTCACGACAGGGATGGCATCCTGATCTTTCTATTGCATCATGTCGAGGACGTGACCGCGGACGTGCTGTCGCCGGCGGGGCGGGCACAGCCCGACCCGGATCATCCGTCGACGTGA
- a CDS encoding DUF3124 domain-containing protein, with product MCHIRTGYVLLAILALLSMPCAPAAHAQAASIEQTFASSLTAMPTEGLVVSGAFYVPVYSSVSMSQGKLRADFSVTLSIHNASETRPLVLRRIAYFDTAGKLVESHLKAPVALKPFSTVEVFVPTTDIRGGTGANFVVDWAASGEIAEPVIEALMVGSIGSGHYAFTTQGRPVKVIGRN from the coding sequence ATGTGTCACATCCGGACGGGATACGTTCTTTTGGCGATTCTGGCCTTGCTGTCGATGCCTTGCGCGCCTGCCGCGCACGCCCAGGCGGCCAGCATCGAGCAGACTTTTGCGAGTTCCCTGACCGCGATGCCCACCGAAGGCCTCGTCGTGTCGGGTGCGTTCTATGTTCCGGTCTATTCCAGCGTGTCGATGAGCCAGGGCAAGTTGCGCGCGGATTTCTCGGTGACGCTGAGCATCCACAACGCCTCGGAAACGAGGCCGCTGGTGCTGCGGCGAATCGCCTATTTCGACACCGCGGGCAAGCTGGTGGAAAGCCACCTCAAGGCCCCGGTGGCGCTGAAGCCGTTCTCGACCGTCGAGGTGTTCGTTCCCACCACCGACATCCGCGGCGGCACCGGGGCCAATTTCGTGGTGGACTGGGCCGCGTCCGGCGAGATCGCCGAACCCGTGATCGAGGCGCTGATGGTCGGCAGCATCGGCAGCGGGCATTACGCCTTTACGACCCAGGGCCGGCCTGTAAAGGTGATCGGCAGGAACTAG
- a CDS encoding helix-turn-helix domain-containing protein, with product MITAAQLRAARVLLGIDQRQLAELSGLSVPTIQRMEASETMVRGNVDSLVKLIAAFDAAGIEMIDEGAVSHSQGRGVRLRAPSGSAKPLPGARSDNK from the coding sequence ATGATCACGGCAGCTCAGTTGCGGGCGGCCCGGGTGCTTCTCGGCATCGACCAACGCCAGCTCGCGGAGCTGTCCGGACTTTCGGTGCCCACCATTCAACGCATGGAGGCAAGTGAAACGATGGTTCGGGGCAACGTCGATTCACTGGTCAAGCTGATCGCCGCATTCGACGCGGCCGGGATCGAGATGATCGACGAAGGAGCCGTCAGTCATTCGCAGGGGCGCGGGGTACGGCTGAGAGCCCCTTCAGGTTCGGCCAAGCCGCTTCCGGGCGCTCGATCGGACAACAAATGA
- a CDS encoding MBL fold metallo-hydrolase: MADNDDIPFNRDFPLRPGVVEEVRPGVRRVLCDNPSPFTFTGTVSYIVGKGNVAIIDPGPADEAHAAALLDAVRNETVTHILVTHTHRDHSPNTARIKAATGATVYAEGPHRASRPRFESEKHSPESGADRDFRPDVEVKDRDVIEGSGWQLEAVATPGHTANHLAFAWAERGINFVGDHVMGWSTSIVAPPDGSMIDYMASLDRLAERSEDLYFSGHGPEIPEAQRYVRFLTRHRQGREASILHRLAKGEADIPTIVRAVYIGIDPRLTNAAGYSVLAHLEDLVGRGIVATDGDPVIGGSYRMA; this comes from the coding sequence ATGGCCGACAACGACGACATCCCGTTCAACCGCGATTTCCCGCTCAGGCCCGGCGTGGTCGAGGAAGTCCGTCCCGGCGTGCGCCGCGTGCTCTGCGACAATCCGAGCCCGTTCACCTTCACCGGCACCGTCAGTTACATCGTGGGCAAGGGCAATGTCGCGATCATCGATCCCGGCCCCGCCGACGAAGCCCATGCGGCGGCGCTGCTGGACGCCGTGCGCAACGAGACCGTGACGCATATCCTGGTCACCCATACCCACCGCGACCACTCGCCGAACACGGCAAGGATCAAGGCGGCGACCGGCGCCACCGTCTATGCCGAGGGGCCGCACCGCGCCTCGCGGCCGCGCTTCGAGAGCGAGAAGCACAGTCCGGAATCCGGCGCCGATCGCGACTTCCGGCCGGATGTCGAGGTGAAGGACCGCGATGTGATCGAAGGTTCGGGCTGGCAGCTCGAGGCGGTAGCGACGCCGGGCCATACCGCCAATCACCTGGCGTTCGCCTGGGCGGAGCGTGGAATCAATTTCGTCGGTGATCACGTGATGGGCTGGTCGACCTCGATCGTGGCGCCGCCGGACGGATCGATGATCGATTACATGGCCTCGCTCGACCGGCTGGCGGAGCGGAGCGAGGATCTCTACTTCTCCGGCCACGGCCCGGAAATCCCGGAAGCCCAGCGCTATGTGCGTTTCCTGACCAGGCATCGCCAGGGGCGCGAAGCTTCCATTCTGCATCGCCTCGCCAAGGGCGAGGCCGACATCCCGACCATCGTGCGCGCGGTCTATATCGGCATCGACCCGCGGCTGACGAATGCGGCCGGCTATTCCGTGCTGGCGCATCTGGAAGATCTGGTCGGCCGCGGCATCGTCGCGACCGACGGCGACCCGGTGATCGGGGGAAGCTATCGGATGGCGTGA
- the ribB gene encoding 3,4-dihydroxy-2-butanone-4-phosphate synthase yields the protein MADPIQEVLHAFAHGELVVVTDDEDREGEGDLIVAASLCTADKMAFIIRHTSGIVCAPITTEDARRLRLDPMVAHNESAHTTAFTVSIDYKPDNGTGISADERASCCRALANPNVGANDFARPGHIFPLIARDGGVLLRSGHTEAAVDLCKLSGLPPVGVISELMNDDGTVMKGEQVAKFAASHKLKHVTIADMIAYRQAREKLIERVSTFTTDSPIGPLQGYAYRSPFDSIAHVAFVYNGVGDGKNVLTRFHKPNIVKDIFTGPKRMQAVLEHFRKNGSGVLIYLRDGAAGVPVSPLPEEKSAEADRNRQWREVGVGAQILRDLGVTSIRHLTSSVHDYKGLSGFGIEILSNEQLEG from the coding sequence ATGGCCGACCCGATCCAGGAAGTACTGCATGCCTTCGCCCACGGCGAGCTCGTCGTCGTCACCGACGACGAAGACCGCGAAGGCGAGGGCGATCTGATCGTCGCAGCGTCGCTGTGCACCGCCGACAAGATGGCGTTCATCATCCGCCACACCTCCGGTATCGTCTGCGCGCCGATCACCACCGAGGACGCGCGCCGGCTGCGGCTCGATCCGATGGTGGCGCACAACGAATCCGCCCACACCACCGCGTTCACGGTGTCGATCGACTACAAGCCCGACAACGGCACCGGCATTTCGGCCGACGAGCGCGCCTCCTGCTGCCGCGCGCTGGCCAATCCGAACGTCGGCGCCAATGATTTTGCCCGGCCCGGCCATATTTTTCCGCTGATCGCCCGCGACGGCGGCGTGCTGCTGCGCTCCGGCCATACCGAGGCCGCGGTCGACCTGTGCAAGCTCTCGGGGCTGCCGCCGGTCGGCGTCATCAGCGAGCTGATGAACGACGACGGCACGGTCATGAAGGGCGAGCAGGTCGCCAAATTCGCAGCCAGCCACAAGCTCAAGCATGTCACCATCGCCGACATGATCGCCTACCGCCAGGCGCGCGAGAAACTGATCGAGCGGGTTTCGACCTTCACGACCGACAGCCCGATCGGACCGCTGCAGGGCTACGCCTATCGCTCGCCGTTCGATTCCATCGCCCATGTCGCTTTCGTCTATAACGGCGTCGGCGACGGCAAGAACGTGCTGACGCGGTTTCACAAGCCCAATATCGTCAAGGACATCTTCACCGGGCCGAAGCGCATGCAGGCGGTGCTGGAGCATTTCAGGAAGAACGGCAGCGGCGTGCTGATCTACCTGCGCGATGGCGCGGCCGGCGTTCCGGTCTCGCCGCTCCCGGAGGAGAAGTCGGCGGAAGCCGACCGCAACCGGCAATGGCGCGAGGTCGGCGTCGGCGCGCAGATCCTGCGCGATCTCGGCGTCACCTCGATCCGTCACCTGACGTCGTCGGTGCACGACTACAAGGGACTGTCCGGTTTCGGGATCGAGATCCTCTCCAACGAACAGCTTGAAGGCTAA